Proteins from one Dromiciops gliroides isolate mDroGli1 chromosome 6, mDroGli1.pri, whole genome shotgun sequence genomic window:
- the KLC2 gene encoding kinesin light chain 2 has translation MATLVLSREEKLSQDEIVLGTKAVIQGLETLRGEHRALLASLLDNVAGREAGEAEPGTQERSGLLRRSLEAIELGLGEAQVILALSGHLGAVESEKQKLRAQVRRLVQENQWLREELAGTQQKLQRSEQAVVQLEEEKQHLLFMSQIRKLDEDPSPSEEKGDVSKDSLDDLFPNEDEQNPAQGPGGGDAAAQHGGYEIPARLRTLHNLVIQYASQGRYEVAVPLCKQALEDLEKTSGHDHPDVATMLNILALVYRDQNKYKEAAHLLNDALAIREKTLGKDHPAVAATLNNLAVLYGKRGKYKEAEPLCKRALEIREKVLGKFHPDVAKQLNNLALLCQNQGKAEEVEYYYRRALEIYEARLGPDDPNVAKTKNNLASCYLKQGKYQDAETLYKEILTRAHEKEFGSVNGDNKPIWMHAEEREESKDKRRDSTTYGEYGSWYKACKVDSPTVNTTLRSLGALYRRQGKMEAAHTLEDCASRSRKQGLDAASQTKVVELLKDSGGRGDRRGGRESSGGTGSRAEAEPEDSGPAAEWSGDGSGSLRRSGSFGKLRDALRRSSEMLVKKLQGGGPQEPPNPRMKRASSLNFLHKSTEEASQSSSANLSDSRMLSSSSLDLSRRSSLIG, from the exons ATGGCCACCCTGGTGCTGTCCCGGGAGGAGAAGCTGAGCCAGGACGAGATCGTGCTGGGCACCAAGGCCGTCATCCAGGGGCTGGAGACCCTGCGGGGCGAGCACCGGGCCCTGCTGGCCTCCCTGCTGGATAATGTGGCCGGGCGGGAGGCCGGCGAGGCCGAGCCCGGAACCCAGGAACGCTCGGGGCTGCTGCGCAGGTCCCTGGAGGCCATCGAGCTGGGACTGGGGGAGGCCCAG GTGATCCTGGCACTGTCCGGCCACCTCGGGGCTGTAGAGTCCGAGAAACAGAAGCTGCGCGCCCAGGTGCGCCGCCTGGTGCAGGAGAACCAATGGCTCCGGGAGGAGCTGGCCGGGACCCAGCAGAAGCTGCAGCGCAGCGAGCAGGCTGTGGTCCAGTTGGAGGAGGAAAAGCAGCACCTGCTGTTTATGAGCCAGATCCGGAAGCTGGACGAGGACCCTTCTCCCAGT gaagagaaaggggacGTTTCCAAGGATTCTCTGGATGACCTGTTCCCTAATGAGGACGAACAGAACCCAg CTCAGGGCCCTGGAGGTGGAGATGCGGCTGCCCAGCACGGAGGCTATGAGATCCCTGCCCGCCTCCGGACCTTGCACAACCTGGTGATTCAGTATGCCTCACAGGGGCGTTATGAGGTGGCGGTACCTCTCTGTAAGCAGGCCCTggaagacctggaaaagacctcaggaCATGATCACCCTGATGTGGCCACGATGCTGAACATCTTGGCTCTTGTATACCG GGATCAGAACAAATACAAAGAAGCTGCCCACCTGCTCAATGATGCTCTAGCCATCCGAGAGAAGACCTTGGGGAAGGACCATCCAGCT GTAGCAGCTACCTTAAACAACCTGGCGGTTCTGTATGGCAAACGGGGCAAGTACAAGGAAGCGGAGCCTTTGTGCAAACGGGCCCTGGAGATCAGGGAGAAG GTACTGGGCAAATTCCACCCGGATGTAGCCAAGCAGCTGAACAATCTGGCCCTGCTCTGTCAGAACCAGGGCAAGGCTGAAGAGGTGGAGTACTACTATCGGCGGGCTCTGGAGATCTATGAGGCCCGGCTGGGCCCCGACGACCCCAACGTGGCCAAGACCAAGAATAACTTG GCCTCCTGCTATCTGAAGCAGGGGAAGTACCAAGATGCAGAAACCTTGTATAAAGAGATCCTGACTCGTGCTCATGAGAAGGAGTTTGGCTCAGTCAATG GAGACAACAAGCCCATCTGGATGCACGCTGAAGAACGGGAGGAGAGCAAG GATAAGCGTCGTGACAGCACCACCTATGGAGAATACGGCAGCTGGTACAAGGCCTGCAAAGTGGACAG CCCCACGGTGAACACCACACTGCGGAGCCTCGGGGCACTCTACCGCAGGCAAGGGAAGATGGAAGCGGCTCACACCTTGGAGGACTGTGCCAGTCGGAGTCGAAAGCAG GGCCTGGATGCTGCAAGCCAGACCAAGGTGGTGGAGCTGCTGAAAGACAGTGGCGGGCGTGGGGATCGCCGGGGTGGCCGAGAGAGTTCCGGGGGCACGGGCTCCCGGGCCGAGGCAGAGCCCGAGGATTCAGGGCCTGCGGCTGAGTGGTCTGGG GATGGCAGTGGCTCTCTCAGGAGAAGCGGTTCCTTCGGGAAACTCCGAGATGCCCTGAGGCGCAGCAGTGAGATGCTGGTGAAGAAGCTGCAGGGGGGCGGCCCCCAAGAGCCTCCCAACCCCCG GATGAAGCGAGCCAGCTCCCTCAACTTCCTCCACAAGAGCACAGAGGAGGCCAGCCAG TCCAGCAGCGCCAACCTGTCCGATAGCCGCATGCTCAGTTCCAGCTCTCTCGACCTCTCTCGACGGAGCTCTCTCATTGGCTAA
- the PACS1 gene encoding phosphofurin acidic cluster sorting protein 1 isoform X3 — protein MRNSKENAASRRGRLFNLTLKRLVMLKEMDKDLNSVVIAVKLQGSKRILRSNEILLPASGLAETELQLTFSLQYPHFLKRDANKLQIMLQRRKRYKNRTILGYKTLAVGLINMAEVMQHPSEGALVLGLHSNVKDVSVPVAEIKIYSLSSQPIDQEGIKSKLSDRSPDIDNYSEEEEESFSSEQEGSDDPLHGQDLFYEDEDLRKVKKTRRKLTSASAITRQPNIKQKFVALLKRFKVSDEVGFGLEHVSREQIREVEEDLDELYDSLEMYNPSDSGPEMEETESVLSTPKPKLKPFFEGMSQSSSQTEIGSLNSKGSLGKDAASPMELTALDRVKATSWIKNPDDSLTENDPLDISDQDMFGDGSTTLVVPEKVKTPMKSGKTDLQGSASPSKMDGVHTPRQKRGTPLKERQLSKPLSERTNSSDSERSPDLGHSTQIPRKVVYDQLNQILVSDAALPENVILVNTADWQGQYVAELLQDQRRPVVCTCSTVEVQAVLSALLTRIQRYCNCNSSMPRPVKVVAVGGQSYLSSILRFFVKALANKTSDWLGYMRFLIVPLGSHPVAKYIGSVDSRYSSAFLDPAWRDLFSRSEPPVAESLDVVGRVMQYVSGAGVTHQLPVAEAMLTCRHKFQDEDSYQKFIPFIGVVKVGLVEDSPLTAGDGDDTPVVSLTVPSTSPPSSSGLSRDASATPPSSPSMSSALAVVGSPNSPYGDVIGLQVDYWLAHPGERRREGEKRDASSKNTLKSVFRSVQVSRLPHGNEAQLSGTMAMTVVTKEKNKKVPTIFLSKKPREKELDSKSQVIEGISRLICSAKQQQTMLRVSIDGVEWSDIKFFQLAAQWPTHVKHFPVGLFSSNRPT, from the exons GCTGTTCAACCTGACCCTGAAGAGGCTTGTCATGCTGAAGGAGATGGACAAAGACCTGAACTCTGTGGTCATTGCCGTGAAACTGCAG GGCTCAAAAAGGATCCTTCGGTCCAATGAGATCCTCCTTCCAGCCAGCGGCCTGGCAGAGACGGAGCTTCAACTGACCTTCTCCCTCCAG TACCCTCATTTCCTTAAGCGTGACGCCAACAAGCTTCAGATCATGCTGCAGAGGAGGAAGCGCTACAAGAACCGGACCATCCTCGGCTACAAAACGCTGGCCGTGGGGCTGATCAACATGGCGGAG gtcaTGCAGCATCCCAGCGAAGGCGCCCTCGTGCTCGGCCTGCACAGCAATGTGAAGGACGTCTCTGTCCCTGTGGCCGAGATCAAAATCTACTCGCTGTCGAGCCAGCCCATCGACCAGGAGGGGATCAAGTCCAAGCTGTCTG ATCGTTCTCCGGACATCGACAACTActcagaagaagaggaagagagcttCTCCTCAGAGCAGGAAGGGAGTGACGACCCTCTGCACGGGCAG GACTTGTTCTATGAAGATGAGGACCTACGTAAAGTGAAGAAGACCCGGAGGAAACTGACCTCGGCCTCTGCCATCACCAGG CAACCCAACATCAAACAGAAATTTGTGGCCCTGCTGAAGAGGTTCAAAGTCTCTGATGAG GTGGGCTTCGGGCTGGAGCACGTGTCTCGGGAGCAGATCCGGGAGGTGGAAGAGGACCTGGATGAGCTGTATGACAGCCTGGAGATGTACAACCCCAGCGACAGCGGTCCCGAGATGGAAGAGACAGAGAGCGTCCTGAGCACCCCCAAACCCAAGCTCAA GCCCTTCTTTGAGGGAATGTCACAGTCCAGTTCCCAGACGGAGATTGGCAGCCTCAACAGTAAAGGCAGCCTAGGAAAGGACGCCGCCAGCCCG ATGGAATTGACTGCTCTGGACAGAGTCAAAGCTACTTCTTGGATCAAAAACCCAGATGACAGTCTGACCGAGAACGATCCTCTG GATATCAGCGACCAGGACATGTTTGGAGATGGCAGCACCACTCTGGTTGTGCCAGAGAAAGTGAAAACACCCATGAAGTCGGGCAAGACAGATCTCCAGGGCTCGGCCTCCCCCAG CAAAATGGACGGGGTGCACACACCCAGGCAGAAGAGGGGCACACCCCTGAAGGAGCGGCAGCTCTCCAAGCCTTTGAGCGAGAGGACCAACAGCTCGGATAGCGAGCGGTCCCCTGACCTTGGCCACAGTACCCAG ATCCCAAGGAAGGTGGTGTATGACCAACTGAATCAGATCCTGGTGTCTGACGCAGCGCTCCCTGAAAACGTCATCCTCGTGAACACTGCCGACTGGCAGGGCCag TATGTAGCAGAGCTGCTTCAGGACCAGCGGAGGCCCGTGGTGTGCACGTGTTCCACGGTGGAAGTCCAGGCTGTGCTCTCAGCCCTGCTCACCCGAATCCAGAGATA CTGCAACTGTAACTCCTCCATGCCAAGGCCCGTGAAGGTGGTGGCTGTGGGCGGGCAGAGCTACCTGAGTTCCATCCTCCGCTTCTTCGTCAAGGCCTTGGCCAACAAGACGTCCGACTGGCTGGGCTACATGCGTTTCCTCATCGTGCCCCTGG GTTCTCACCCTGTTGCCAAGTACATCGGCTCGGTAGACAGCAGGTACAGCAGCGCCTTCCTTGACCCTGCCTGGAGGGACTTGTTCAGTCGCTCAGAGCCCCCGGTGGCAG AGTCACTGGATGTAGTGGGCCGCGTGATGCAGTATGTGAGCGGGGCTGGCGTGACGCACCAGCTGCCCGTGGCGGAAGCCATGCTGACCTGCAGACACAAATT CCAAGATGAAGATTCCTACCAGAAGTTCATTCCCTTCATCGGG GTGGTCAAGGTGGGCCTGGTGGAAGACTCCCCGCTCACAGCAG gTGATGGTGATGACACGCCAGTGGTCAGCCTCACTGTCCCCTCCACATCCCCACCTTCCAGCTCTGGCCTGAGTCGGGATGCATCGGCCACGCCCCCTTCTTCCCCATCCATGAGCAGCGCCCTGGCTGTGGTTGG GAGTCCCAACAGCCCGTATGGGGATGTCATCGGCCTGCAGGTCGACTACTGGCTGGCCCACCCCGGGGAGCGGCGGAGGGAAGGTGAGAAGCGGGACGCCAGCTCTAAGAACACCCTCAAGAGTGTCTTCCGCTCGGTGCAGGTGTCCCGGCTGCCCCATGGCAATGAGGCTCAGCTCTCTGGCACGATGGCGATGACCGTGGTCACCaaggagaagaacaagaaag TGCCCACCATCTTCCTGAGCAAGAAGCCTCGAGAGAAAGAGCTGGACTCCAAGAGCCAGGTCATCGAGGGCATCAGCCGCCTCATATGCTCAGCCAAACAGCAGCAGACCATGTTGAGAg TGTCCATTGATGGTGTGGAGTGGAGTGACATCAAGTTTTTCCAGCTGGCCGCTCAGTGGCCCACCCACGTCAAACATTTCCCAGTAGGCCTGTTCAGCAGTAACAGGCCTACCTGA
- the PACS1 gene encoding phosphofurin acidic cluster sorting protein 1 isoform X2, translated as MARPSTQLRSLCLNRLPRGLGQLGCTGDRALLLESGEPEFRSSLRHFLAGLFNLTLKRLVMLKEMDKDLNSVVIAVKLQGSKRILRSNEILLPASGLAETELQLTFSLQYPHFLKRDANKLQIMLQRRKRYKNRTILGYKTLAVGLINMAEVMQHPSEGALVLGLHSNVKDVSVPVAEIKIYSLSSQPIDQEGIKSKLSDRSPDIDNYSEEEEESFSSEQEGSDDPLHGQDLFYEDEDLRKVKKTRRKLTSASAITRQPNIKQKFVALLKRFKVSDEVGFGLEHVSREQIREVEEDLDELYDSLEMYNPSDSGPEMEETESVLSTPKPKLKPFFEGMSQSSSQTEIGSLNSKGSLGKDAASPMELTALDRVKATSWIKNPDDSLTENDPLDISDQDMFGDGSTTLVVPEKVKTPMKSGKTDLQGSASPSKMDGVHTPRQKRGTPLKERQLSKPLSERTNSSDSERSPDLGHSTQIPRKVVYDQLNQILVSDAALPENVILVNTADWQGQYVAELLQDQRRPVVCTCSTVEVQAVLSALLTRIQRYCNCNSSMPRPVKVVAVGGQSYLSSILRFFVKALANKTSDWLGYMRFLIVPLGSHPVAKYIGSVDSRYSSAFLDPAWRDLFSRSEPPVAESLDVVGRVMQYVSGAGVTHQLPVAEAMLTCRHKFQDEDSYQKFIPFIGVVKVGLVEDSPLTAGDGDDTPVVSLTVPSTSPPSSSGLSRDASATPPSSPSMSSALAVVGSPNSPYGDVIGLQVDYWLAHPGERRREGEKRDASSKNTLKSVFRSVQVSRLPHGNEAQLSGTMAMTVVTKEKNKKVPTIFLSKKPREKELDSKSQVIEGISRLICSAKQQQTMLRVSIDGVEWSDIKFFQLAAQWPTHVKHFPVGLFSSNRPT; from the exons GCTGTTCAACCTGACCCTGAAGAGGCTTGTCATGCTGAAGGAGATGGACAAAGACCTGAACTCTGTGGTCATTGCCGTGAAACTGCAG GGCTCAAAAAGGATCCTTCGGTCCAATGAGATCCTCCTTCCAGCCAGCGGCCTGGCAGAGACGGAGCTTCAACTGACCTTCTCCCTCCAG TACCCTCATTTCCTTAAGCGTGACGCCAACAAGCTTCAGATCATGCTGCAGAGGAGGAAGCGCTACAAGAACCGGACCATCCTCGGCTACAAAACGCTGGCCGTGGGGCTGATCAACATGGCGGAG gtcaTGCAGCATCCCAGCGAAGGCGCCCTCGTGCTCGGCCTGCACAGCAATGTGAAGGACGTCTCTGTCCCTGTGGCCGAGATCAAAATCTACTCGCTGTCGAGCCAGCCCATCGACCAGGAGGGGATCAAGTCCAAGCTGTCTG ATCGTTCTCCGGACATCGACAACTActcagaagaagaggaagagagcttCTCCTCAGAGCAGGAAGGGAGTGACGACCCTCTGCACGGGCAG GACTTGTTCTATGAAGATGAGGACCTACGTAAAGTGAAGAAGACCCGGAGGAAACTGACCTCGGCCTCTGCCATCACCAGG CAACCCAACATCAAACAGAAATTTGTGGCCCTGCTGAAGAGGTTCAAAGTCTCTGATGAG GTGGGCTTCGGGCTGGAGCACGTGTCTCGGGAGCAGATCCGGGAGGTGGAAGAGGACCTGGATGAGCTGTATGACAGCCTGGAGATGTACAACCCCAGCGACAGCGGTCCCGAGATGGAAGAGACAGAGAGCGTCCTGAGCACCCCCAAACCCAAGCTCAA GCCCTTCTTTGAGGGAATGTCACAGTCCAGTTCCCAGACGGAGATTGGCAGCCTCAACAGTAAAGGCAGCCTAGGAAAGGACGCCGCCAGCCCG ATGGAATTGACTGCTCTGGACAGAGTCAAAGCTACTTCTTGGATCAAAAACCCAGATGACAGTCTGACCGAGAACGATCCTCTG GATATCAGCGACCAGGACATGTTTGGAGATGGCAGCACCACTCTGGTTGTGCCAGAGAAAGTGAAAACACCCATGAAGTCGGGCAAGACAGATCTCCAGGGCTCGGCCTCCCCCAG CAAAATGGACGGGGTGCACACACCCAGGCAGAAGAGGGGCACACCCCTGAAGGAGCGGCAGCTCTCCAAGCCTTTGAGCGAGAGGACCAACAGCTCGGATAGCGAGCGGTCCCCTGACCTTGGCCACAGTACCCAG ATCCCAAGGAAGGTGGTGTATGACCAACTGAATCAGATCCTGGTGTCTGACGCAGCGCTCCCTGAAAACGTCATCCTCGTGAACACTGCCGACTGGCAGGGCCag TATGTAGCAGAGCTGCTTCAGGACCAGCGGAGGCCCGTGGTGTGCACGTGTTCCACGGTGGAAGTCCAGGCTGTGCTCTCAGCCCTGCTCACCCGAATCCAGAGATA CTGCAACTGTAACTCCTCCATGCCAAGGCCCGTGAAGGTGGTGGCTGTGGGCGGGCAGAGCTACCTGAGTTCCATCCTCCGCTTCTTCGTCAAGGCCTTGGCCAACAAGACGTCCGACTGGCTGGGCTACATGCGTTTCCTCATCGTGCCCCTGG GTTCTCACCCTGTTGCCAAGTACATCGGCTCGGTAGACAGCAGGTACAGCAGCGCCTTCCTTGACCCTGCCTGGAGGGACTTGTTCAGTCGCTCAGAGCCCCCGGTGGCAG AGTCACTGGATGTAGTGGGCCGCGTGATGCAGTATGTGAGCGGGGCTGGCGTGACGCACCAGCTGCCCGTGGCGGAAGCCATGCTGACCTGCAGACACAAATT CCAAGATGAAGATTCCTACCAGAAGTTCATTCCCTTCATCGGG GTGGTCAAGGTGGGCCTGGTGGAAGACTCCCCGCTCACAGCAG gTGATGGTGATGACACGCCAGTGGTCAGCCTCACTGTCCCCTCCACATCCCCACCTTCCAGCTCTGGCCTGAGTCGGGATGCATCGGCCACGCCCCCTTCTTCCCCATCCATGAGCAGCGCCCTGGCTGTGGTTGG GAGTCCCAACAGCCCGTATGGGGATGTCATCGGCCTGCAGGTCGACTACTGGCTGGCCCACCCCGGGGAGCGGCGGAGGGAAGGTGAGAAGCGGGACGCCAGCTCTAAGAACACCCTCAAGAGTGTCTTCCGCTCGGTGCAGGTGTCCCGGCTGCCCCATGGCAATGAGGCTCAGCTCTCTGGCACGATGGCGATGACCGTGGTCACCaaggagaagaacaagaaag TGCCCACCATCTTCCTGAGCAAGAAGCCTCGAGAGAAAGAGCTGGACTCCAAGAGCCAGGTCATCGAGGGCATCAGCCGCCTCATATGCTCAGCCAAACAGCAGCAGACCATGTTGAGAg TGTCCATTGATGGTGTGGAGTGGAGTGACATCAAGTTTTTCCAGCTGGCCGCTCAGTGGCCCACCCACGTCAAACATTTCCCAGTAGGCCTGTTCAGCAGTAACAGGCCTACCTGA